The sequence ACAGGGTACAAACTTGGTCTACTTGCTGAAAAAATTTGCTTAAAATCCAATATAAAACAAACTACGGCAAAGGTTGCGGAAGTTTTTAATCATCTGATCAAACCTTGGAAAGTTCATGTTCGAGATACATTAAAATTTCTTTTAGAAGCTTATTCTTCCAACCGACTAGCTGGAGATTTAGAATTTGCTGGATATGCATTGTATGCCCATAGTTATACGACATACTTTTCAGGTAAGAACTTATTGGAAAGCAATCAAGTAATAGCAGAAAATAGCCTTCTTCTTAAAGAAATAAAGCAAAAAAGAGTCTTGGCTTGGAATGATATATATCTACAGACAGTAATTAATTTAGTAGAAGATAATGAGACTCCATATAATTTGATAGGTGATGCATATAATGAAAAACAAATGCAGTCACTTCACATTGATAATAGTGATGGAATTGCAATCCTATTCTTGAATTTTTGTAAGCTTCAGCTTTGCTACTTGTTTAATGAATATTGTGAAGCATTAAAAAATGCAAATCATGCAGAACAATATTTATATGCTGCAACAGGCATGTTAGTTACTCCTCAATTCTATTTCTATGATTCACTTACACGTTTAGCAGTGTATCCTGAAGTCTCTGAATCAGAACAGCAAGAATTACTCAAAAAGGTGAGTGCAAATCAAGAAGAAATGAATCATTGGGCAAATCATGCCCCTATGAACTTTTTGCATAAATTTCATATAGTCGAAGCCGAAAAACATAATGTTTTAAAACAAAAGGTAGAAGCTATGGAGTTTTTCGATTTAGCTATTGCTGGAGCTAAAAAAAATGAATATATCCACGAAGAAGCACTCGCGAACGAACTAGCAGCTAAGTTTTATCTAAAATGGGATAAACAAAAAATAGCCAAAACTTATCTAGATGATGCTTATTACGGCTATATTCGTTGGGGTGCAAAAGCTAAAGCCAAAGATTTACAAAAGCGCTATCCTCAATTACTCGATCATATTCTTCTTCAGGAAGATAAAAATTTTGATGATACTGAAAAGCATTTTTCAAATGAAACTTCAGATTTACCTGAAATTCGTTATGATAAAACGATTTCCAGTTCAAAACAGACTATTTCACAATGTTTAGATTTAGAATCAGTAATTAAAGCTTCCCAAGCACTTTCCGAACAAATAAAGCTAAACGAAGTACTTTCAAAATTAATGGAAGTTATTATGGAGAACGCAGGTGCTTCTAAATGTGCTTTATTTTTAATTAAAAAGGAAGGTTCAGATTTAGAATTAACTGCTATTAGCCGCAAAACTCATATTCTATCTATCGATACAGACTTACCATCTATTTCTTTAGAATGCAGTGAAGATGTTCCAGTTCGCTTAATAAATTATGTCAAGCGTACTAAGGGAACTATAGTTATAGATGATGCGAACTCTCAAGATTTCTTAGCGGCTGACAAATATATTGTCCGGGAGCAGCCTAAAAGTATATTGTGTATTCCAATTATTAATCAAGGACATTTTTTCGGAATTCTTTACCTCGAGAATAAGCTGACAATAGGAGTGTTTACCCACGATCGCATAAAACTATTGAATTTAATCACAAATCAAGCTGCAATTTCAATCAAAAATGCAATACTCTATAATAATTTGATTGATGCTAAGGAAGATTTAGAAAATTACAATCAAAAATTAGAGGAGAAAGTATCTCAAAGAACTCAAGAAATTTATGAAAAAAATATAGCTTTGAAATCAACTCTAAAAGAATTAAAAAGTATGCAAGCCCAGTTGATTCAAACTGAAAAAATGTCTAGTTTAGGACAGATGGTGGCAGGAATAGCCCATGAAATTAACAATCCCGTCAATTTTATTCATGGCAATATCAATCACGTAAATCAATACGTTAAAGATTTATTAGATTTAATAATTGTTTATCGCCAAAAATCAAATCAAGTAGATTCTATTATTCAACAAAAGGCAGAAGAAATAGATTTAGACTTTGTAGTAGAAGACCTACCTAAACTTCTTAATTCAATAGAGGCAGGAACTTCGCGTATCCGTAATATTGTTTTAGGTTTACGTAATTTTTCTCGTTTGGATGAAGCGGAAATGAAGTCTGTAGACATCCACGAAGGAATAGAAAACACATTGATGATTTTACAACACAGATTTCAAGCAAAAGATAGCTGTCCTGAAATTAAGATTGTCAAAAAATATGGACAATTACCTTTGGTTGTTTGTTATCCCAGTCAGTTGAATCAAGTGTTCCTAAATATTTTGGGTAATGCAGTTGATGCCTTACAAGATCTGCATGGAAAAAACCAAAATACAAAAAATCCCACTATTCATATTTCTACAGAAATTACAAACTCAAATATTCTCAAAATAAGGATTGCAGATAATGGTTGTGGAATCGAGCAGAAAATCAAACAAAAAATATTTGACCCATTTTTTACTACTAAACCTGTAGGCAGTGGTACGGGATTAGGTTTGTCTATTAGCTATAAAATCATCGTTGAGAAACATAATGGGCATTTGACTTGTAATTCCATAGTCGGAAAAGGGACTGAATTCCTAATTAAGCTACCAATCCAATAACTTCAAGTTTCAATTAAAATCCTTAGGCGCAAACACAGCCTAAGGGTAAATATTTACCTATGACTCCATCTAAATCAGAGAAACTAAATTTGTTTTAAAATAGCCTTACATAGAGGGCTATTCTTCTCCAAGAAATCATTAATTATGTTGTAATGGTTTTTGTCAGGTTGCGGTAGGTAATAACCTTGATTACCATTTGCTTTCCATGCATTAAGAAAATCTTCTGATTGACGCTTAAACTCAGAATTTTCTTCACCACCATAAGTGATAATAAGCGAACCTGCTTTTCTGGGAATGTGCAAAATGGGGCTGTTACGCAATACTTGATCCCAGGTAAGTTGTAACTTGGGTTGTAGCCATGTGTAAGGAAAAGGCATTAAATCAAATACACCACTAATTGCACAACCTCCTTTAATAATATTATCTGGTAAGCCGTAGTCTTTTTCCCAGTTAGTAGACATGAGCATAGTGGTTAAATGGCCACCTGCCGAATGACCTGATACGTAGATAAGATTTGCATCTCCCCCAAAATTATTAGCGTTACGATAAATCCAGGCAATGGCAGCACGATTCTGACGAACAATTTCATCAATACTTACTTCCGGACATAATGCATGGTTAATAACTACAACTGTTACACCAGCCTCAACTAAACCCTTAGCAACAAAACTAAAATCTTTACTACTAGCCATTATCCAGTATCCACCGTGGATAAACACGACAATGGGAGATTGACTTTGTGCCGCAGGAAAAATGTCTAGATGTTCTTCTAAAGTTGCTCCGTAAGGAACATCCAACTGGCAAGTCAAATCCTTACGTACCTGGGAACTATTCGTAGCATAAAAATCCATATAAACAGGTATATCTGTACCTGATGTGACCGGATCGTAAGCTGCATCTAGTTCCGATTGATTTTTAAAATTTCTATACAACATTGATATTAAGAAAGACAGACAAAAATTAATTCCTAGAACATACTCTTAAAAAAACTAGAGATGTTAATCAATTTGAGGTGATTCTACAGATAAAGACTTAGAAATACACGCCTGGTGTAAATTAACTTCTAAAACCAGAAATTATCGCCTTGATAATTTTAAAACCAAGATTTCAGCAAGCTTAAAACTCCTGCGAAATAAGCCGTATTTCAAATTCACATTAGAGCATGTTTGGAAAGTTATCAATAAAACCATAAATCTTTAGATCCCTCTAAATCCCCCGCTAAGTAGGGGGACTTTATTAATTATTCATCTCAGAATAATTATTCGCTTGAATTTCTTGCCGCACATTTTTGTAAGCAGATGGATCGGCTGGTGTCATCAATTCTAAAATAGGCAATGCTTTTCGACTCTTTTTAAGACCCATATCTTCCATTAATTCATCAATATAATGAAATGTGAAAGGAGTAACACAGGCTCCATTTACAAATGCATATGGTCTATTTTTCAGTCGCCATTCTAATTCTGCTTTGATATCCTCCAACATTTCTTGTGGAGATGGTAAATTGACTTTATCTTTAAAATATTGTGCCAACCATCGAGCACCAATTTCAGAAGATAATTGAGCGCATCCGCTGTAGTTATAACCAACAAAACCCATTCTGGGAATGTTTGGATGAATAAGGTGACGATAAAGATGAATTATACCCTGATTATCAAATACTTCTTGACGATACTTTTCTTCTAAAAAAGGCATACCTTGACGAAATCCAGTCGCAAAAATAACTATATCAGCCTCTAAAGATTTACCATTCTCAAGTACAATACCCTGGGGATAAAAATTCTTAACTTTTGTCTTTTCTGCTCGAATCTTACCATTTTGAAAGTACTCATAAAAGCCTTTAGGTACTAAGCCTATGCTACAACCAATTAATTTATTCATCGGTTGATCTGGAGTTAAATCACAGGCATCTAAAGGAAACTGTAACCGCAAAATCGTTTCGTTAATGCGCCAGAAAAACCATACAAGGGGTTTTCCAATGGTGTGTAATAAATTTTCCCAACCTTTTAAGTTGCGATAAGGCATCCAAGATTCAGCAAAACGGGTCAAAAGAATATACTTGACATTAATAATGCCTAAAAAGAACTTTGGTATTTTCCACAATGCTTGTCGAAAAATTAGAGTACATTCTTGTGCCTTTGTAGCAGCTACTGTTGCTATATCAGTAGCTGATTTACCAAAACCTACGATAACGACTTTTTTACCCTCAAGTTCAGAGCTATGTTTAAACTCACTTGAGTGCAAGATTTTTCCTCCTGTAGCTGTAAATTCTTTCATCCTAGGGAAAGAAGGCATATTTGGAATTCCAAAAATACCATTACACACAATTACAAAATCGAACTCGTAATTTTTGTTAATTGGTTTGTCATTACTAGCATCATGAAAATTAACGCTGACGTTCCATTTAAGAAGTTCTGGATTCCTCTGCTCGACTCTAATAACTTCTGTTCCAAAATGAATTTTTTCTAACACACCGAAGTGTCGTGCGTAAGATTCTAGATAGTCACATATCTGTTCTCCTGAAGGCCACTCAGGGTAAGAAGAAGGCATCGGATAGTCGCTAAAAGCATATGTATCTTTAGGATTTTGGATTGAAAGTCCTGGGTAAGCTCTCGATTTATCCCATACTCCGCCTAATCCCTTTTGTTTTTCAAATACAGTTACTTTATAGCCTTCTTCAAGGAAAGTTTTTGCCGTAACTAAACCACTTACACCAGCGCCAATTACGCAAATATTCTTTGCTTGCATTTTTTGAAAATATTTAGTGTGGACTTACAAGTATTGGCGTTGCGGATTAAAAGTATGATTTGCTCCCCAGCCCCCAAGTTTGGGGGAAAAAGATAATTTAAAGTCCCCCAGTTTTGGGGGATTTAGGGGGCATATTAGATATTAAAAAAAAATCATACCTTAATTAAGCAACGCCCAAGTATTAATCATTTATAGGAATTACGCAACAATAAGATTTTCGTGTCATATACCAACCACAATCTTGTAGCAATTGCGTAAGTCGCGTTCTACTGAAAGTAAGTCTAAGTCAAATAAAAAATAGTGTTCATTATTTAGACTTACTTATCAATACTTACTCCCAAAAATTAGTTACCAATTTATTAGGCTACGGTTAATGAAGAAATTTCTTTTGATAACTGACAATAGAAGAACTCTAACAATGGATTTATATGTACGTCTTCTAACCATTCACTATCAATATCTTCAATAATATGATGCTCGGCTATCAGTTCGCTGCCGCGAAAACGACGAATTATTGGATGTATGCCCGAACTTAATGAAGCTTGCTCAATGTCATCTTTGTGAATCCGTTCAACAGCAAATGGATCGGGACTTGCAAATATAATATCAAGTCCAAATTCTAAAGTTACAATATAGTAATGTTCTTGCTGACCTAATTCACTGTCGTGTACGTAATCAACAGGAATGTCATTATAGTACTTTGCCTTTTTTTCATTGTTTATTACAACAAGGTCGCATAAAAAGCCAGTTTGTTGCCATAAAGCAGAGCTTTTATTTACACGTTCAATGATAGACTGCACAATATTTTCAGCAGTCAAGTTGATTGTATTACAGGGTATTTCTTGATGATGATACTTATATTCTAAGATTTGACTTAATGCCCGGATGTTATAGCGGAATCCGTGAATAAAGCCAGATTGTTTCTTTTTATAGTCACGCATATGAGTCAAGACTCCTACAAAATATAGGTCTTTAACGTTAGTTGACTCCCATTCGCTAGTTTGATTAGGATAGCGATCGTTGATAGTTAGCTCTGGCTTACATGATGCGTCAAAAATAGAATCGTCAAAACGGAATCCAGTACATACTATTACCCGATCGTAAAGCAACTTTTCTACTTCTCCGTCGGCATGAGCATAAGTGAATGTAACAATATATTTACCTTCCTTAAACTCTATTTTGTTTACATCGGCATCTAAAACTACATTCTGTGATTTTAGTTGATAAGTGTCTAAAAAGTTATTGTTAACACCTCGCAAATGGCCAACATATTTGCTTTTCCATGCCATTTCTATAGGTGTAGGACTAGCTATATGGATAAGTGAAGCTGTAGCAACTAAATTATCAGCAGTTTCAAAACCGGAATTTCCTTTGCCAAGAATTAATACCCGTTGATTTGCGAAATCTTCTGGATCGACGGATACATCTGTATAGTTTTCTGCTAACTCCATTCCAGGTATTTCTGGAATATATGGTTTGCTAAAACCAGTAGCTACGATTAAACGAGATGCGGAATAAACTTGTCCAGTGTTATCTATCACCATAAATTTATCGTTTTTGGCGATTTTTACAACTTGTGAGTTATATTTTATTTTGAGATTAAAATGGTTGGCAAAATCCTCTAAATATCTAACTAAATCATCTGTGTGGGGAAAATATTCTCTACTGTAATTTTTAAGCAGCATTTCTTCACTATCGCTTAGTAAAGAATTCCAATCCCAACGAAGGTTAATTTCGGAATCGCTATACCCTGTATATACTTTATTAATTGAAATTAACTTCTTATGTCTGGGAAACTTGCTAAAGAAATTCCCTGCTTTACTTCCACCTTCAAGAATTAAATAATTACGCTTGGCTTTTTCGAGAAAATATCCAAGCTGCAACCCTGCTGGGCCTGCACCAATAATTAAGTATTCAAGTTCTACAGTATTATTCATGATTTTATTACTCTTTCCCTGCGAATTTTTCAATTTATTTAGATGCTCAAAAGTGCTTTTTCTATTCGATTATTTTTCGCGTATGACAAAAGTTCGTTCGTCAAATCTTCAAACAATTTAAAAATCTTGTCTACGAGTTCTATTGCTTCTAAACGATTTTCATCTGTTAATTTAATACTCTCGATTAAATTTTCGATGCCTAGGGTACCTGTAGTATGACCTGTTTCAACATCTAAATGAAAGTCTGCAAAATATAGGCACTTCTTTGAATGATTTACTTTTAGTTCTTCCCCGACTTTAGCTGCTATAGAAAACATTGTATTTCCTGTTGCTTCTGTTACTTCTATAACAATCAACTTAGTAATAGGATTTGCGTTTAAAGCATACTGAGATAATTGATAACTTATTAATTGAGAGTTTTTGGTTTGCTCGCTCCAAAGAAATCTGAGAGCATCAGTAAAATTAAGCGACCTATCAAAGCCTAATGTTTTAATATCCTCTAAAAACCATAACCAATGGCGATCGTCTTCATAAGTATGTTTATTGATTATTGCTTGGATTGGATCGGTTGTAGGCTCTTGTCTAAAAACATACTTATTTAGATGTCCAAAACTCATAATAAAAGGGGCGGCACAGGGTGCCCAAGCTAATCTTTGCCGAGCATCTATTGTTGTATCTCGCATATATTCAAACAGTGGTAGTTTCATAAACTCTTGCTTTTTCTTCTCTATATATGCAAGAACTTCTTTCATTTTTTATATCCCCCATCAAAAAACTATCTAACCATTAAAAATCACAATCGAATATCGCTACTTTAAGACTATATAAGTAGCTCCTATTAAATATTTGATTGTCAATTGAGTTTTGAGCGATTAAGTTTCTTTATTATTTAGCTTCTGACGTTATATTTTATATGCGTAAATATACGCAATTTTGAATCAATTTACTTTTTTAGATTACTAAATTAAATTTAATACTCATATTTATCATTATCATATTTCAGATAGACGGATGTCTAATACCAATTAATACTTACTTTAATGTAGTAAATATTACGACTAACTGAATTGTTTAAAATTGTCGTAGAATCAATCATAAATTTAGGATTTAATTCACGCACAATGGCTGAAATCTTTAGCTTATAAGACCTAAATGATTTATTATGCAAATGTTTGGATTACTTTATGAGGCTGATATGAAGTTAGTATTTTAGTTGAATTAGTTATAATAAAAGTATTCTTTATACTAGAATACTTAAAAAGCTAGAGATTGCGTGACAAGAATATACTCTTGATTTTTGAACTTGCTAATTAAGTATTATCACTTATCTGTCAACAGATGATGACTTAACCATTGCTTAACTTTCGACTGTTTCCTCCACCTCAAAATAATTATCTCCAAAATTCTCTCGATATCTTCACAAAGCTACGACATACACATAAAACAACTACTCAGTATATTAAAATACATCAAGCTACTATTAATCAAATAAGCGTGTACTAACCGTAGATTTTTGATTCAAAATATAGTAGATAACTTATTAAAGTTAAATTTTTATACTAAAGACCTATCTTTTGGTAAATGTTTTTTTACAGACTTAAGTATATACGAAAGCTGTGAAAATACTTGTCAACTGTTGTGTATTAAAATGCACGACAGCAACGAAGAAGGAAGAGGGAAGAAGGAAAAAGAGTTGTAGCCATTAATCAATGCCAAATAAATAAGTAGTTAAACAGAATTAATTACACAATGTCCGAAGCGAGTGGAACGGAGTGAAACGTTAGCGTTCACGAAGTGAGTCGTTAGACTAAGCGTCTCGCGGAGGGAGATAGCAACCGCAAGGGCTGGGATTACTACCCTTCGGGAACACATAAAGGTGAACGCGCAGCGAATAATGACGGTAAATATCTTTGTTCACCTACTTAGGGCTTGCGTTGATCCTAGAACAAAAGAAATGGCTGCTCGCTTAGTTTGGAACAGCCATTTACTATTACTATTGACGTTACTTTATTGAAGAAAAATCACGCCCAAACGACTCTAAATCAAAGAGTTGAAAAAGCCATTGTCTTACGGTAGCTTACTTGTAACTACACTTACCTGTGGACTAGGAGCCATTGATTCCTGCAATATACGAGTATTAGCAACAGAATTATTTGCTAACGTAAATAAAGGATTTGACAAAATTCCTGCAATAGAAGTAGCAATTAAAGTTGTCACCAAACCAATTTGCAATGGTCTTAATCCAGGTAAGTTCCAACTGATGGGGGGGTAATTCTTGACTACATCGGACATTTCTTGAGGTTCCTTTACTACCATCATCTTGACGACGCGGATGTAATAGTAAATAGAAACTACGCTGGTAACTAATCCTAATAAGACTAAGCCATAAAGACCTGCTTGCCAACCAGCCCAAAACAAGTAAATTTTACCGAAGAACCCGGCTAATGGGGGTATTCCTCCCAAGGAAAGCAGAGAAAGGCTTAATCCTAAAGTTAAAAGCGGATCTTTCTGATATAACCCAGAGTACTCAGTAATTTGGTCGGTTCCCGTGCGTAGAGAGAATAGAATTACGCAGGTAAAACCACAAAGATTCATAAACAGGTAAACTAGCAGATAGAATATCATGCTGGAATATCCGGCTTCGGTGCCTGCAATCAAGCCAATCATCACAAACCCAGCTTGAGCAATAGATGAATAAGCCAGCATCCGCTTCATGCTAGTTTGAGCTAGGGCAACAACGTTACCCAATATCATACTTAATACAGCTAAAGCAGTAAATACGAATCTCCATTCATCAGCAACCAAAGGAAATACTGTTGTTAGTATACGGATAGCTAAAGCAAAACCCGCAGCTTTAGAGCCTACCGATAAAAACGCAATTACGGGAGTTGGTGCCCCTTCGTATACATCTGGTGTCCATTGGTGAAAAGGTGCGGCAGATATTTTAAAACCAATACCGGCAATGACAAACACCAAAGAAATAACTATACCCAAGGACTGACCTAGGTTTGCTGTTTCTATGCCGGTAGCGATCGCGCTTAATTCAGTTTGTCCACCAGACAAACCATAAAGCAGGGAAACACCATACAAAAATACAGCAGTACTTGAAGCTCCAATCAATAAATATTTCAGGGCTGCTTCGTTGGAACGCGGGTCGCGCTTGGTATAACCTGTTAATAAATAAGAGGAAATACTAAGAGTTTCCAAGGAGATGAAAATCATCACCAGTTCCGAAGCCCCCGACAGAAACATTGCTCCAAGGGTAGCGGTAAGCAAAATAGCAACAAACTCTGCTAGTGCCGTACCACTTTGCTCAACGTAGCGAATTGACATCAAAATAGTGATAGCCGCAGACAGAGCAATAATACCGCGAAACACGATACTAAGGTCATCGCCATTGAAAGCACCAATAAATGATATGGGATTGCTGTTGTCCCACTGAAAATATAAAGCGACCAAAGAAGAAAGTAAACCTGCAACTGCTAGATATCCAATCCAGCGTGAGGACGAACGTCCTAAAATCAAGTCTACGATCAAAACCCCTAAAAAGGTGATAATTACAATCCCCTCTGGTACTATCGTTCCAGCATTTAACTGGGATGCAAGATTAACAAAATCCATGAGATATACAGGTTTCGACTATTAGACTTTGACACTAACTGTGTTAATTCTATTGTTTTTTACTGTTATTTCACCAAAATCCTTAAAGTAGGAAATTAAATTAATCCTTTCAATTTGTATCGTCGAACATTTGTACTATATTGATTTCAATTAAAAAGCGCCTTTTTATAGGCGCTTGCAAAATTATTAAATCTAAATTGTATATATTGCTATATAAATTTTAGGGTTGGTTTTAAGCTTGGTGACGAACCCGAGGAGTACGCGCTCCCACTGCGGCTCCAATCATTGATGCGATTAAACCAAGTAATGAGCCGAATACAAACCACCATAAACTTTTGGAAGTTGCATCAGCGATTTGGCTGGCTTGCTGGGGGTTTATATTAGGTACATTTTGTTGAATTTCAGCACCTTGCAATTGTATCTGATTAATTACCTCCCCAGCGTTATAAGCTGCGACACCGAAAGCTCCGGATACTCCGCTTGCTAGCAGCCAAGAACTAACAGCTAAAGTTGTAGCCCAAAGAATCGCTCCGTTTAGTAAAGCTGTACTACGGTTCATCGGGCCGCAAGCCCGAGTAGTTATCCAACCTGCAACAAATAAAGATATTAATAAAGCAATGGTTGACCAAATACCTACATTACCAGCAATATTAGGTGCAATGGTTCCGGGTGCGTTCGAGTCAGAAACAAAGTTAGCTCCAATGGCACCAAACAAAGCGCTCAAGATTAATTGAGTAGCTAAACCAACTAGCAAGCCGGATATTATTGGTCCCCAACGAACGCGATCGTGGTAATCCACAACTCTACTTGCGACGACAGGTTCGTTAATGACTTCTTCACCTACTCTATTCACATAAGACATTATTTAACTATCTCCTAGTTTTTTAACTCTTTTTTTAGCAATATTGCTATTTATTTATAATTAATTATTAAAAACTAAAAATAAGCTCTAGATATCTATCTAATGGAATAATTATTTTCTATATCTTTAGCTATAAAGATATTATCCTTCATTTCAACTTTAAAATAAATTTTTATTAAGATTTGTTCTAAATTATGATGATAGTTATTTGCTCAAAATATCTTAACAAAAAAGGGAAAAGTTAAAAATGTTCTGAATTCATATGCATTCCTATAAGAGGCTTTCAGGGATTATAGCTCAATTCAACTTATTGCTTAAAAAAAATATTTCAGAAACTAGGAGATAAACCACATTGATAAGCAGCAAAAGACTGGAGACATGATAAGCATCAAAAACTTATCAATTTTGTTTGACCAGATAATGTCTCCAGCATAGTTGTAAATGACTCAAACTATAATCAATAATTCACCGAAATCATTTTACTTGCTTAAGCTCACTCACGTACTTTGACAGCAGTACCTACAGCAGTAATTAATAATAAAACACCTGATTGGTCAACATTAATTGTGCCGGTATCAATTTCAATACCTACAACTGCATTTGCTCCTAAACGCTGCGCTCGTTTTTCTAATTCTGTAAGTGCTTTTTGTTGTCCTTCCTCAAATAAGCGTTCGTAACTACCAGTTCGTCCACCAATAATATCTCTCAAACCAGCAAAAAAATCTCTCATGAAATTACTGCCGTAAACTACTTCTGCGGTTACAACTCCTAAATAGGATTCAACAATAGCTCCTTGAATTACGTCTGTAGTAGTAATAATCATTGATTTACCTTAAAAATTGGGTTGTAATTCTAATTGTTATTGATTCTGCAATAAAATAAATCCTCCTTTGACAAAGAAAGAGGAAACAGCGAAGAGCGAAGAATAACCACAATGATGGTATTAGAATTTAGTAAGGTCTCAGTAGATATTCTAAGAAGTATCGAAAAAAATGTTATCGCCTTGTTGGTTCAAGTTCTAACAAGCTACTTGCGAAAGTTATAATATTGCGACATCAGATTTAGTGCTTTGTTCTGTTAGTTTTGAAGCATGTATTGCAAGAAACAGAAGGCTTTTTCTTCCCCCTCTCCCCCTCTGACTCATCCCTACTATCAACCATCATTTTTACAATACAGACTACTAGCATTTATCTAAGAAAAATTTATTCAACCTTAAACAGTTAGTGCCATAAATCTATAAATGTATCTCAATTAACTAAAAACGAGTTTAGCAATTGCGATAGCATGATTTTGGTGACTCAATACTAGGGAGCAAAATCTCCTAGTACGGAAATGACTCGCAATAACTATATAATATAAATATATTGTCTTTAAAAAACTCGCTTTAAACAGCGAAAGTACTTAATGTAGAGATTTACTGCCTTAAATAGCAAATAAACATGGGATAACCGAACATTTACTTAGAATAAAGGCTTTTGTATCCCAGTAACGATAAATTAATTATGAAGTTAAAAAAAAGTAAGCTAATAGAGTTTTCAAAATTAGATATTTTTGTTTTAATGGACAAACATAAATTTAAGTTGTGGTAAAGTTGCGAAAACTTTCAGGTATTCAACTGTGTACAATCGAACATACTCTCTCATAAGTGTTCTCTTAATAGGAAGCATTGCTTCTGCAACGCCTTCTGCGGCTCAAGCTGAAGTAAAAGTGGCGCAGTCTAAAAGCACTCAGCAGGTTAGAAGACTGCTGGATGAAGGGCGCAGACTGGTAAAATCTGGTGACTTTAATGGCGCAATCAGAGTTTATCAACAAGCTTCGAGCTTAGAACCGAAAAACGGCAGCATTTATTCTGGGATTGGTTACCTATATGCCCAACAAGGAAATTATTCCGCAGCATTAGCATCTTACCGGCGTGCTGTATCCTTAAATCCCAATAATGCCGATTATCAATATGCTTTAGCTTACGTTAGCGGCAGCATGGGCGATAATAAAACAGCGAAAAATGCTTACCGTAAGTCTATACAAATTAATCGTGAAAACGTTAATGCGTATATAGGGTTAGCTTTAATCTTATTGCGCTTGGGTGAA comes from Rivularia sp. PCC 7116 and encodes:
- a CDS encoding NAD(P)-binding domain-containing protein; translation: MNNTVELEYLIIGAGPAGLQLGYFLEKAKRNYLILEGGSKAGNFFSKFPRHKKLISINKVYTGYSDSEINLRWDWNSLLSDSEEMLLKNYSREYFPHTDDLVRYLEDFANHFNLKIKYNSQVVKIAKNDKFMVIDNTGQVYSASRLIVATGFSKPYIPEIPGMELAENYTDVSVDPEDFANQRVLILGKGNSGFETADNLVATASLIHIASPTPIEMAWKSKYVGHLRGVNNNFLDTYQLKSQNVVLDADVNKIEFKEGKYIVTFTYAHADGEVEKLLYDRVIVCTGFRFDDSIFDASCKPELTINDRYPNQTSEWESTNVKDLYFVGVLTHMRDYKKKQSGFIHGFRYNIRALSQILEYKYHHQEIPCNTINLTAENIVQSIIERVNKSSALWQQTGFLCDLVVINNEKKAKYYNDIPVDYVHDSELGQQEHYYIVTLEFGLDIIFASPDPFAVERIHKDDIEQASLSSGIHPIIRRFRGSELIAEHHIIEDIDSEWLEDVHINPLLEFFYCQLSKEISSLTVA
- a CDS encoding NAD(P)H-quinone oxidoreductase subunit N, which encodes MDFVNLASQLNAGTIVPEGIVIITFLGVLIVDLILGRSSSRWIGYLAVAGLLSSLVALYFQWDNSNPISFIGAFNGDDLSIVFRGIIALSAAITILMSIRYVEQSGTALAEFVAILLTATLGAMFLSGASELVMIFISLETLSISSYLLTGYTKRDPRSNEAALKYLLIGASSTAVFLYGVSLLYGLSGGQTELSAIATGIETANLGQSLGIVISLVFVIAGIGFKISAAPFHQWTPDVYEGAPTPVIAFLSVGSKAAGFALAIRILTTVFPLVADEWRFVFTALAVLSMILGNVVALAQTSMKRMLAYSSIAQAGFVMIGLIAGTEAGYSSMIFYLLVYLFMNLCGFTCVILFSLRTGTDQITEYSGLYQKDPLLTLGLSLSLLSLGGIPPLAGFFGKIYLFWAGWQAGLYGLVLLGLVTSVVSIYYYIRVVKMMVVKEPQEMSDVVKNYPPISWNLPGLRPLQIGLVTTLIATSIAGILSNPLFTLANNSVANTRILQESMAPSPQVSVVTSKLP
- a CDS encoding alpha/beta hydrolase, yielding MLYRNFKNQSELDAAYDPVTSGTDIPVYMDFYATNSSQVRKDLTCQLDVPYGATLEEHLDIFPAAQSQSPIVVFIHGGYWIMASSKDFSFVAKGLVEAGVTVVVINHALCPEVSIDEIVRQNRAAIAWIYRNANNFGGDANLIYVSGHSAGGHLTTMLMSTNWEKDYGLPDNIIKGGCAISGVFDLMPFPYTWLQPKLQLTWDQVLRNSPILHIPRKAGSLIITYGGEENSEFKRQSEDFLNAWKANGNQGYYLPQPDKNHYNIINDFLEKNSPLCKAILKQI
- a CDS encoding YbjQ family protein codes for the protein MIITTTDVIQGAIVESYLGVVTAEVVYGSNFMRDFFAGLRDIIGGRTGSYERLFEEGQQKALTELEKRAQRLGANAVVGIEIDTGTINVDQSGVLLLITAVGTAVKVRE
- a CDS encoding NAD(P)/FAD-dependent oxidoreductase, whose product is MQAKNICVIGAGVSGLVTAKTFLEEGYKVTVFEKQKGLGGVWDKSRAYPGLSIQNPKDTYAFSDYPMPSSYPEWPSGEQICDYLESYARHFGVLEKIHFGTEVIRVEQRNPELLKWNVSVNFHDASNDKPINKNYEFDFVIVCNGIFGIPNMPSFPRMKEFTATGGKILHSSEFKHSSELEGKKVVIVGFGKSATDIATVAATKAQECTLIFRQALWKIPKFFLGIINVKYILLTRFAESWMPYRNLKGWENLLHTIGKPLVWFFWRINETILRLQFPLDACDLTPDQPMNKLIGCSIGLVPKGFYEYFQNGKIRAEKTKVKNFYPQGIVLENGKSLEADIVIFATGFRQGMPFLEEKYRQEVFDNQGIIHLYRHLIHPNIPRMGFVGYNYSGCAQLSSEIGARWLAQYFKDKVNLPSPQEMLEDIKAELEWRLKNRPYAFVNGACVTPFTFHYIDELMEDMGLKKSRKALPILELMTPADPSAYKNVRQEIQANNYSEMNN